The proteins below are encoded in one region of Winogradskyella helgolandensis:
- a CDS encoding M23 family metallopeptidase, with translation MAKVKYYYDSETLSYRKIKRKKSTTAKYALVFLSAAALFGFLSFFIASQYIESPKERQMARELQNMELQYELLSKRTDDAFAALENVEERDNAIYRLYFEANPIPTEQRRAGFGGINRYKKYEGFGNSELITESYKRLEILEKAIVVQSKSLDEIAKLAEDKEKFLEAIPAIQPISNENMTRMASGYGYRTDPFTKVRKFHYGMDFTAPRGTPIYASGDGVIKRADSRSTGYGNHIRIDHGYGYVSLYAHLYKYNVKVNQRVKRGDLIGFVGSTGRSEAPHLHYEVFKDGERINPINFYYGNLSAEEYDILLKKASLENQSLD, from the coding sequence GACAACGGCAAAGTATGCTTTGGTATTTCTAAGTGCTGCAGCACTATTTGGATTCCTATCATTTTTTATTGCCAGTCAATATATTGAATCGCCTAAAGAGCGACAAATGGCTAGAGAATTACAAAATATGGAATTGCAATATGAGTTGCTTAGCAAACGTACTGATGATGCTTTTGCTGCTTTAGAAAATGTTGAAGAGCGAGACAATGCGATCTATAGATTATACTTTGAAGCTAATCCCATACCAACCGAACAGCGCAGAGCTGGATTTGGTGGAATTAATCGCTATAAGAAATACGAAGGTTTCGGCAATTCAGAACTTATTACTGAAAGCTATAAACGTTTAGAAATTTTAGAAAAAGCTATTGTTGTTCAGTCTAAATCTTTAGATGAAATTGCAAAACTAGCCGAAGATAAAGAGAAATTTTTAGAAGCTATACCGGCTATTCAACCTATTAGTAATGAAAACATGACAAGAATGGCATCTGGTTATGGTTATAGAACTGACCCATTTACAAAGGTTAGAAAGTTTCATTACGGAATGGATTTTACAGCGCCTCGTGGCACACCAATTTATGCCTCAGGAGATGGAGTTATAAAACGAGCAGATAGCAGATCTACAGGTTATGGAAATCATATCAGAATAGATCATGGTTACGGCTATGTTTCTTTATATGCACACTTATACAAGTACAATGTAAAAGTAAATCAACGCGTAAAACGTGGCGATTTAATAGGTTTTGTGGGTAGCACAGGGCGTTCTGAAGCTCCGCATTTACATTATGAAGTCTTTAAAGATGGTGAACGTATAAATCCTATTAATTTTTATTACGGTAACTTATCTGCTGAAGAATACGACATATTGCTTAAAAAAGCATCATTAGAAAACCAATCTCTCGATTAA
- a CDS encoding TPM domain-containing protein: MHSIKLIILTLFISSVTSFSFTANAQYNIPDKPDFIPPVIDSTKVLKQYEFDNLSQKLQRYSDSTSTEIIVVIIPTTKGENIGLLAPKWGQKWGIGQAKEDNGVFILLARIDREIWISPGYGVEDRLTAGIVGELTRNVIIPEFKNGDYYKGLDKGTDAIFDVLSGAYKNNRTESSDGMPIEVIFFLFIVFIIFIIAISKTRGGGNGGNRGNRSGTGSLLEAIILSNMGRGSYSRGSSSGGFGGGFGGSSGGGFGGGGFGGGGGFSGGGAGGSW; encoded by the coding sequence ATGCACAGTATTAAACTTATCATATTAACCCTTTTTATAAGCTCAGTAACAAGCTTCAGTTTTACAGCGAATGCCCAATATAACATTCCTGATAAACCGGATTTTATTCCTCCTGTAATTGACAGCACCAAGGTTCTAAAACAATACGAGTTTGATAATCTTTCTCAAAAGTTACAACGCTACAGCGATAGTACATCTACAGAAATTATTGTCGTAATAATCCCAACAACCAAAGGAGAAAACATTGGTTTATTAGCACCAAAATGGGGACAAAAATGGGGAATTGGACAAGCAAAAGAAGATAATGGAGTTTTTATATTACTCGCAAGAATTGATCGTGAAATATGGATTTCACCCGGTTATGGTGTAGAAGACAGACTTACTGCTGGTATTGTTGGTGAGCTTACAAGAAATGTAATTATACCTGAATTTAAAAATGGTGATTATTATAAGGGTTTAGACAAAGGAACCGATGCCATATTTGATGTACTGAGTGGTGCTTATAAAAACAACAGAACAGAATCTTCTGATGGCATGCCTATCGAAGTCATTTTCTTTTTATTTATTGTATTCATCATTTTTATCATAGCCATTTCCAAAACACGTGGTGGAGGCAATGGTGGCAATAGAGGAAACCGATCTGGCACAGGAAGTCTTCTCGAAGCCATTATTTTAAGCAATATGGGACGCGGAAGTTATTCTAGAGGTTCATCTTCTGGTGGATTTGGAGGTGGTTTTGGCGGTAGCTCTGGTGGAGGCTTCGGAGGAGGAGGCTTCGGAGGAGGAGGAGGTTTCTCTGGTGGTGGAGCTGGCGGAAGCTGGTAA
- a CDS encoding TPM domain-containing protein → MSKLEDFLSAEDEQEIVEAIRIAESQTSGEIRVHIEQECDGDVYEHALEVFHDLKMDNTAQRNGVLIYIAVENKSFVICGDQGINNIVGADFWNSTRNKIATQFKSQNFKQGIIEGIKESGKTLSKHFPWQHNDINELDNTISKS, encoded by the coding sequence ATGTCTAAACTTGAAGATTTTCTTAGTGCGGAAGACGAACAGGAAATCGTTGAAGCCATTAGGATTGCAGAAAGTCAAACCTCTGGGGAAATTCGCGTACACATTGAACAGGAATGTGATGGAGATGTTTACGAACATGCCCTAGAAGTTTTTCATGATTTAAAAATGGATAATACAGCACAACGGAATGGTGTATTAATCTACATCGCAGTTGAAAATAAATCATTTGTCATTTGTGGTGACCAAGGCATTAACAATATTGTAGGTGCTGATTTTTGGAATTCGACTCGCAACAAAATTGCTACACAATTCAAATCTCAGAATTTCAAACAAGGTATCATCGAAGGCATAAAAGAATCTGGCAAAACATTATCGAAACACTTTCCTTGGCAGCACAATGATATTAACGAATTGGATAATACGATTTCAAAAAGCTAA
- a CDS encoding LemA family protein, with translation MKKWLIPVIVIAIIGFGFYSWGKNFNNTAVTLNENVKEAWGNVQTSYQRRNDLIGNLVNTVKGAADFEKSTLEAVIKARSEATKTTIDPSNITPEQLSQFNQAQGGLSSALSRLLVTVERYPELKANQNFLKLQDELTSTENTIQTARTRYNEKIKPYNVHVNTFPNTILAGFLNFDEKPYFDAEAGAEKPVDVEFDF, from the coding sequence ATGAAAAAATGGCTAATTCCTGTAATCGTAATTGCAATCATAGGATTCGGTTTTTATTCTTGGGGCAAAAACTTCAATAATACAGCTGTAACACTTAACGAAAACGTAAAAGAAGCTTGGGGAAATGTTCAGACATCTTACCAAAGACGAAATGATTTAATCGGAAATTTAGTAAACACGGTTAAAGGAGCCGCTGATTTTGAAAAAAGCACTTTAGAAGCTGTAATTAAAGCAAGGTCTGAAGCTACAAAAACAACAATCGACCCATCTAATATTACACCAGAACAACTATCTCAGTTCAATCAAGCTCAAGGTGGACTAAGCAGTGCTTTGTCTCGTTTATTAGTAACCGTAGAACGCTATCCTGAATTGAAAGCGAATCAAAATTTCTTAAAATTACAGGATGAATTAACGAGTACGGAAAACACGATTCAAACCGCAAGGACACGTTATAATGAAAAAATTAAACCATATAATGTTCATGTTAATACATTTCCAAATACAATTTTAGCTGGGTTTTTAAATTTTGATGAAAAACCTTATTTTGATGCAGAAGCAGGAGCTGAAAAACCTGTAGATGTAGAATTTGATTTTTAA
- a CDS encoding TPM domain-containing protein encodes MRLKLIFPIIIIAFLLSNCKGKQPEITTNYSYIPLNPSQKRVVDVSHLFSNSQQDSLVEKILRYETESTNQIAILTIDSLPPLTTAQGFGTEVGNSRGIGTKEKDNGLIITISKFDKAVAISTGIGTEQTISDYECKVIIDSIIIPQFKINNYYKGVDKAIDSLILLWD; translated from the coding sequence ATGCGATTAAAACTCATATTTCCGATAATTATTATTGCTTTCTTGCTTTCAAATTGTAAAGGAAAGCAGCCTGAGATCACAACTAATTATTCATATATTCCCTTAAATCCATCACAAAAACGGGTTGTAGATGTATCTCATTTATTTTCAAATAGTCAACAAGATTCTTTAGTGGAAAAAATCCTTCGATATGAAACTGAGTCAACAAACCAAATCGCTATTCTTACCATAGATTCGTTGCCGCCACTCACAACGGCCCAAGGCTTTGGAACTGAAGTTGGAAATTCCAGGGGAATTGGTACTAAAGAAAAGGATAACGGCCTTATTATAACCATTTCAAAATTTGATAAAGCGGTTGCTATTTCAACAGGAATTGGAACAGAACAAACTATTTCTGATTACGAATGCAAGGTTATTATTGATAGCATAATAATTCCCCAATTTAAAATCAACAACTATTATAAAGGTGTTGATAAAGCTATAGATTCTTTAATTTTACTCTGGGATTAA
- a CDS encoding MerR family transcriptional regulator, with the protein MHIDLPEKRYYGIGEVAKAFKVNASLIRFWEKEFDALKPKKNAKGNRKFTPEDIKNLKFIYHLVKERGFTLEGAKTHLKEEKKQALEKFEIIEKLEGIKAQLNKIKTQL; encoded by the coding sequence ATGCATATAGATCTACCAGAAAAGCGTTATTACGGTATTGGAGAAGTGGCCAAAGCCTTTAAGGTGAATGCCTCATTAATTCGGTTTTGGGAAAAGGAATTTGATGCATTAAAGCCGAAGAAAAACGCTAAGGGCAACCGAAAATTTACACCTGAAGATATTAAGAATCTTAAGTTTATTTACCACTTGGTAAAAGAAAGAGGATTTACTTTAGAGGGAGCAAAAACACATCTTAAAGAAGAAAAAAAACAAGCTTTAGAGAAATTTGAAATTATCGAAAAACTTGAAGGCATAAAAGCACAACTAAACAAAATCAAAACACAACTTTAA